Proteins encoded together in one Pseudomonas sp. Seg1 window:
- the fliN gene encoding flagellar motor switch protein FliN, protein MMNDDMNAQDDQALADEWAAALEETGDGQADIDALLAADAGAASSNRLPMEEFGSVPKNNDPVTLDGPNLDVILDIPVSISMEVGSTDINIRNLLQLNQGSVIELDRLAGEPLDVLVNGTLIAHGEVVVVNEKFGIRLTDVISPSERIKKLR, encoded by the coding sequence ATGATGAACGACGATATGAACGCCCAGGACGATCAGGCACTGGCTGACGAATGGGCTGCTGCCCTGGAAGAAACCGGTGACGGCCAGGCTGACATCGATGCGCTGCTGGCTGCTGACGCTGGCGCCGCCAGCTCCAACCGTCTGCCGATGGAAGAATTCGGCAGCGTGCCGAAGAACAACGATCCGGTAACGCTGGACGGTCCGAACCTGGACGTGATCCTCGACATCCCGGTGTCGATCTCGATGGAAGTGGGCAGCACCGACATCAACATTCGCAACCTGCTGCAACTCAACCAGGGTTCGGTCATCGAACTGGACCGCCTGGCGGGTGAGCCGCTGGACGTGCTGGTCAACGGCACGCTGATCGCTCACGGCGAGGTGGTCGTGGTCAACGAGAAGTTCGGCATCCGCCTGACCGACGTGATCAGCCCAAGCGAACGCATCAAGAAGCTGCGCTGA
- the fliO gene encoding flagellar biosynthetic protein FliO codes for MKRFLWALLALPLSVLAAEPAATHAAAAPVAATAPMVSSGVAGQLTQLVFGLLLVLGLIFFLAWLLRRVQQAGPAGKGQVIELIGSRALGPRDRLMLVQVGNEQILLGLSPGTITALHVLKEPVEVPGTSEKATPEFAQHLLKILGKDQKDKK; via the coding sequence GTGAAAAGGTTTCTCTGGGCTCTGCTCGCGTTGCCGTTGAGCGTGCTGGCCGCTGAACCGGCGGCAACCCACGCTGCTGCTGCGCCGGTTGCCGCGACTGCGCCGATGGTCAGCAGCGGCGTGGCCGGGCAATTGACGCAACTGGTGTTCGGCTTGCTGCTGGTGCTGGGGCTGATCTTCTTCCTTGCCTGGCTGTTGCGTCGAGTGCAGCAGGCAGGCCCGGCAGGCAAGGGCCAGGTGATCGAGCTGATCGGTTCCCGTGCGCTCGGTCCGCGTGACCGGTTGATGCTGGTGCAGGTCGGCAATGAGCAGATTCTGCTCGGTCTGAGCCCCGGCACCATCACCGCGCTGCACGTGCTCAAAGAGCCGGTTGAAGTGCCAGGTACCAGCGAGAAAGCGACCCCGGAATTCGCTCAGCATCTGCTGAAGATTCTCGGCAAGGATCAGAAGGATAAGAAGTAA